A window of the Brassica oleracea var. oleracea cultivar TO1000 chromosome C1, BOL, whole genome shotgun sequence genome harbors these coding sequences:
- the LOC106324257 gene encoding probable potassium channel AKT5 codes for MDNKKKKVWFWPEKQGGGGVSIKEAEDIAAEHVSTEETMSHYSFSKGLLPPLGVNSGSTRRVKLRFFIVSPFDPRYRAWDWFLVLLVVYTAWASPFEFGYLQTPRAPLSIIDNVVNGFFAIDIVLTFFVAFLDKATYLLVDDPKRIAWRYVSSWLIFDVVSTIPYELFGSLLHNTIQGYGIFSMLRLWRLRRASNCFARLEKDRKYNYFWVRCTKLLLVALFVVHCGACFCYSIAAHYPDPSMTFMALAEPNWTQKSLLIRYVTAMYWSITTFSTTGYGDIHGNNASERAFILFYMIFNLGLLAYIIGNMTNLVVHVTSRTRNFRDTIQGASAFAQRNKLPERLQEQMVAHLSLRYRTDSEGLQQQEIIDSLPKAIRSSISHYLFYEVVDKIYLFHGISNDLLFQLVSEMKAEYFPPKEDVILRNEAPTDFYIMVTGAAEIIAPVNGVDQVVGEAQPGHVFGEVGVLCYRPQLFTVRTKRLSQLLRLNRTAFLNLVQANVGDGAIIMNNLLQHLKDSEDPVMKGILADTEQMLAQGKMDLPLSLCFAAARGDDLLLHQLLKRGSNPNETDKNGRTALHIAASKGCHYCVVLLLEHGADPNIKDSEGSVPLWEAIFGRHEEISKLLWDNGAKLSPDTVSHFSCLGVEHNSLDTLKDIVKYGGDTSLPDSNGTTALHRAVSEGNMEIVEFLLEQGADMDMPDVYGWTARGLAEHQGHEDIKALFHSQRPVEKKPKSVSGTPENVTPLMKHSSEPVMIHHRSRESMPFLRGGSQRRKLSNFKNSLFGIMSAANTGDEGEASTLSEGVGGVYPARVTISGEASSAGKVVKLPNSLEELIEIGEKKLGFVATKVLTREGAQIDDIRLIRDGDFLLLLKVSC; via the exons GGCATGGGATTGGTTTCTAGTGCTTTTGGTGGTCTACACAGCGTGGGCATCGCCTTTTGAGTTTGGCTACCTGCAAACGCCAAGAGCACCTCTCAGTATTATAGACAACGTCGTCAATGGATTTTTCGCGATTGACATCGTTTTGACATTCTTTGTTGCCTTCTTGGACAAGGCAACTTATCTTCTAGTCGATGACCCCAAGAGAATAGCTTGGAGATACGTCTCGTCTTGGCTCATTTTTGATGTGGTTTCCACAATTCCTTATGAACTTTTTGGCAGCTTATTGCATAATACTATTCAAGGTTATGGCATTTTCAGTATGCTGCGTCTGTGGCGTCTTCGCAGGGCCAGTAACTGTTTTGCCAG ATTGGAGAAGGATCGGAAATACAACTACTTTTGGGTTCGATGCACAAAGCTTCTCCTC GTTGCTCTCTTTGTGGTTCATTGTGGCGCCTGCTTCTGCTATTCTATTGCTGCGCATTACCCAGACCCTTCCATGACATTTATGGCACTTGCGGAGCCAAACTGGACACAGAAATCTTTGCTTATCCGCTATGTCACAGCGATGTATTGGTCCATAACCACCTTCTCAACAACGGGTTATGGTGACATACATGGTAATAATGCAAGTGAGAGGGCCTTCATTCTCTTCTACATGATCTTCAATCTTGGACTGTTAGCTTATATAATTGGTAATATGACCAACTTGGTGGTTCATGTGACCAGTCGCACCAGAAACTTT AGAGATACCATCCAAGGTGCCTCAGCGTTTGCTCAGAGGAACAAACTTCCAGAGCGCTTGCAAGAACAGATGGTAGCTCATTTGTCTTTGAGGTACAGAACTGATTCAGAAGGTCTACAGCAGCAAGAAATTATCGATTCCCTACCAAAAGCTATTCGTTCCAGCATCTCGCATTATCTGTTCTATGAAGTTGTTGACAAGATTTACTTGTTCCATGGAATATCCAATGATCTTCTGTTTCAGTTG GTCTCTGAAATGAAAGCCGAGTATTTTCCTCCCAAAGAAGATGTGATTTTGAGGAATGAAGCCCCGACAGACTTTTACATTATGGTGACAGGAGCTGCT GAAATCATTGCACCTGTGAATGGAGTGGATCAG GTAGTTGGTGAAGCACAGCCTGGTCATGTTTTTGGTGAAGTTGGGGTGCTATGCTACAGGCCACAGCTGTTCACAGTTCGTACTAAGCGATTGAGTCAACTACTTCGTCTGAACCGTACAGCATTCTTAAATCTAGTTCAGGCAAATGTTGGTGATGGAGCAATAATCATGAATAATCTACTTCAG CATCTGAAAGACTCAGAAGATCCAGTGATGAAGGGCATTTTGGCCGATACAGAACAGATGCTTGCCCAAGGGAAAATGGATTTACCTCTCAGCTTATGTTTTGCAGCAGCAAGAGGAGACGATTTACTTCTGCATCAGTTACTCAAACGAGGCTCAAACCCTAATGAAACCGATAAGAACGGTCGAACTGCACTG CATATAGCAGCATCCAAAGGGTGTCACTACTGTGTTGTACTACTTCTCGAGCATGGAGCAGATCCTAACATTAAAG ATTCGGAAGGTAGTGTACCACTGTGGGAAGCCATCTTTGGGAGACATGAAGAAATCTCTAAACTCTTATGGGACAACGGTGCAAAGCTAAGTCCTGACACAGTATCCCATTTCTCTTGCCTAGGCGTTGAACACAACAGCTTAGATACACTCAAAGACATTGTCAAATACGGCGGAGATACCTCACTCCCAGATAGCAACGGAACCACAGCTTTGCACAGAGCAGTGTCAGAAGGGAACATGGAGATTGTGGAGTTCTTGTTAGAGCAAGGAGCTGATATGGACATGCCAGATGTGTACGGGTGGACTGCTCGTGGTCTAGCTGAGCATCAAGGGCATGAAGACATTAAAGCTTTGTTTCACAGTCAGAGACCAGTGGAGAAGAAGCCGAAATCAGTTTCCGGTACACCAGAGAATGTTACACCACTGATGAAGCATAGTAGCGAGCCTGTAATGATTCACCACCGTTCAAGGGAATCGATGCCTTTCCTTCGAGGTGGCTCTCAGAGAAGGAAGCTTAGTAACTTCAAGAACTCGCTGTTTGGTATCATGTCGGCTGCAAACACTG GTGATGAAGGAGAAGCATCTACACTAAGCGAAGGAGTTGGTGGGGTTTATCCGGCGAGAGTGACGATCAGTGGTGAGGCTTCCTCCGCTGGTAAAGTGGTGAAGCTACCAAATTCACTGGAGGAGTTGATAGAAATTGGTGAGAAGAAGTTGGGGTTTGTTGCCACAAAGGTTCTGACGAGAGAAGGAGCTCAAATCGACGACATCAGGCTTATAAGAGACGGGGATTTTCTCCTTCTTCTCAAGGTTTCTTGTTAG
- the LOC106324264 gene encoding probable boron transporter 7 — protein sequence MEGVNTPFAGIINDFNGRRKCYKQDWLAAFNSGVRILAPTLYIFIASALPVIAFGEQLSRETDRSLGIVESLASTAICGIIHSIFGGQPLLIVGVAEPTIIMYTYLHSFSKGRPELGQKLYLAWAGWVCVWTAVLLILLATLNAANIISRFTRIAGELFGMLITVLFFQEAVKGLLGEFLVPKSEDPSLEVYQSQWRYTNGLLAVIFSFGLLYTALKSRRARSWRYGFRWMRGFTGDYGTLLMLVLWSALSFTVPRDIPEGVPRRLELPLPWDSESLYHWTVVKDMGKVPPLYILAAFIPAIMIAGLYFFDHCVSAQMAQQKEFNLKNPSAYHYDIFILGIMTLICGLLGLPPSNGVIPQSPMHTKSLAVLKRQQMRKKMVQKAKECMKAKASNSEIYGKMQDVFIEMETSPKIPVQATSVVKELENLKEAVMKADGGGGDTMGKKFDPEVLIEDHLPVRVNEQRVSNLLQSILVGLLIFAVPLLRMIPTSVLWGYFTYMAVDSLPGNQFWERLLLLFITPGRRFKVLEGLHASFMEIVPYKSIVMFTLFQLLYFLICYGVTWIPVGGILFPLPFFFLIALRQYILPKIFDPSHLQVLDSSEYEEMVGATHSSFGINGEPHKLPMSSVEISEDDFYDAEILDEITTSRGELKHRTLP from the exons ATGGAGGGAGTAAACACCCCGTTTGCGGGAATCATTAACGATTTCAATGGAAGAAGAAAGTGTTACAAACAAGACTGGCTTGCTGCCTTCAACTCTGGTGTTAG GATACTAGCACCAACTCTCTACATTTTCATTGCCTCTGCACTCCCTGTGATTGCGTTCGGCGAGCAGTTAAGCCGAGAGACAG ATCGAAGTCTTGGCATAGTGGAATCATTAGCATCCACTGCTATTTGTGGGATTATACATTCGATTTTTGGTGGACAGCCTCTGTTGATAGTAGGCGTTGCAGAGCCCACTATTATTATGTACACATACCTTCACAGCTTCAGCAAAGGCAGGCCTGAACTGGGTCAGAAACTCTACTTAGCCTGGGCAGGATG GGTCTGTGTCTGGACAGCAGTTTTGCTTATCCTTCTCGCAACGTTAAACGCAGCCAACATCATTTCTAGATTTACCAGAATTGCAGGAGAGCTCTTTGGAATGCTGATTACCGTTCTGTTTTTCCAAGAGGCTGTTAAG GGACTTCTCGGCGAGTTTCTTGTCCCAAAATCTGAAGATCCAAGTTTGGAGGTGTATCAGTCGCAGTGGCGGTATACCAATGGGCTTCTTGCAGTCATATTCTCATTCGGTCTTCTTTACACTGCTCTTAAAAGCAGGAGGGCACGTTCATGGAGATATGGCTTTA GGTGGATGCGAGGCTTTACAGGGGATTATGGAACTCTCCTCATGCTTGTGTTGTGGAGCGCACTCTCATTCACAGTCCCCAGAGATATTCCTGAAGGAGTTCCTAGGAGGCTGGAGTTACCTCTTCCTTGGGATTCTGAGTCCTTGTATCACTGGACAGTAGTTAAG GACATGGGAAAGGTTCCACCTCTTTACATCCTTGCTGCATTTATACCAGCTATCATGATAGCTGGTCTATACTTCTTTGATCACTGTGTATCTGCGCAAATGGCTCAGCAGAAGGAGTTCAATTTGAAAAATCCGTCGGCTTATCACTATGACATCTTTATTTTAGGAATCATG ACATTAATCTGTGGCTTACTTGGACTTCCTCCTTCAAATGGGGTCATTCCACAATCCCCTATGCACACAAAGAGTCTTGCAGTTCTTAAGAGGCAGCAAATGCGAAAGAAAATGGTCCAGAAAGCCAAAGAATGCATGAAGGCAAAAGCAAGCAACTCAGAGATCTACGGGAAGATGCAAGATGTGTTTATAGAAATGGAAACATCGCCAAAG ATACCTGTGCAGGCTACTTCAGTGGTGAAAGAGCTAGAAAACTTGAAAGAAGCGGTTATGAAAGCGGACGGCGGTGGAGGAGACACAATGGGCAAGAAGTTTGATCCAGAAGTACTTATCGAAGATCATTTACCTGTCAGAGTAAATGAGCAACGAGTGAGCAATCTCTTGCAATCAATCCTTGTTGGATTGTTGATATTCGCGGTACCGCTTCTCAGAATGATACCAACTTCAGTTCTGTGGGGTTACTTCACTTACATGGCTGTTGATAGTCTCCCCGGGAATCAGTTCTGGGAAAGGCTTCTGCTACTATTCATCACTCCTGGTCGTCGATTCAA AGTTCTTGAAGGCTTACATGCATCATTTATGGAGATAGTACCGTACAAGTCGATTGTTATGTTTACTCTCTTCCAGCTTCTGTATTTTCTGATATGCTATGGAGTGACATGGATACCTGTAGGAGGGATTCTGTTCCCATTGCCGTTCTTCTTCCTCATTGCTTTAAGACAGTACATCCTCCCCAAGATATTTGATCCGTCTCATCTCCAAGTTTTGGACTCTTCAGAGTATGAAGAGATGGTTGGTGCAACACACTCCAGCTTCGGTATCAAT GGGGAACCGCATAAGCTTCCTATGAGTTCTGTTGAGATCAGTGAAGACGACTTTTACGATGCAGAGATTCTTGATGAGATTACTACTAGCAGAGGTGAACTCAAACATAGAACCCTACCCTAA